AAGGGCATGATGGTCGTCTATTCGAACTCGCAGGTTTCGGACGCGACGAGGCGCTTCGTCGCCGATTTGCTGGCGACCAGCGGCGAGGTCGCGACGATCGACGACGAGAGCCTGATGGACGCGGTGACGGCAGTGTCGGGATCTGGCCCGGCCTACATCTTCCACTTCATCGAATGCCTGACGGCAGCCGCCGAGGCAGCGGGTCTGCCGGCGAAGACGGCGAAACTTCTGGCGATGCAGACCGTCTACGGCGCCGCGTCGCTCGCGGCGGCAAGCTCGGAAGAACCGGGCGTTCTGCGCCAGCAGGTGACGAGCCCGAACGGCACGACCGCAGCCGCGCTTGACGTGCTGATGGGCGAGGACCGGCTGAAGAAGCTGGTGGGGGACGCAGTGGAGGCTGCCCGCAAGAGGAGCGTAGAACTGGGAATGTAGGCCGTCTAGTAGGCAAACGGGTTGCGGATTGTGAGCCGATCGTCGATCACAAGGCCGTCCTGCATGTGTTCGAACAGCAAAATACTGCATTCAGACGAGAACGCGGCCGCCACGATCATACCGTCAAAGATGGAAAGCTGGTAGCGCTGCGCCAGACGCAAGCCTTGCCGATGAACCGGCAGGGTCAGGGGGATCACCGCGAGCAGCAACTCGAATGGCTGCAGGAAGGCAAGGGTAGCGTCCCACGGCATCTGCATTTTTCGGCGCGCTACGTTGGTAATCTCGTTCAGAACTTGAACGCTGACGGTGCCGCCATCGCCTCAACGATGCGGGCTCTCGGCTCGTCACCAGAGGCTAGGTACAAAAGCACATTTGCGTCGAAGAACGGACTGGGCGCGCTATCGGGCGTTTGCCTCCTCCCGGTCGAACTTGAAGTCGGCCGGCAGCATGCCTCGATATTTCCGTAGCTGAAGGATCAGTTCCGCTCGTGTGGGCTGACGAACGACGCCGAATTCATCTCGATCCGCGACATGGATGTTAATCTCGTCGCCTTCATTCAGATTCAGGGCTTCGACGACCGCACCGGGCAGTCTGACAGCCAAGCTGTTGCCCCATTTCGCGACACGTATAGCGAACCTCCGAGGATATACGCTTGCACAGTGTATATCCGCCCGATCAGGCGTGCATCACGATCCGTAGAGCATCCCGTCCTGGAGCTGTCGCAATGCAAACAGCCGCGTCGTCGGATCGGGCGAGGCATTGTCGCGCGTCAGCGGTTCGCCCTTCCTCACTGGTCGCAGCACCTTGCCTCCTTCGAGCAGGCCGACAGGCACAGCGCCGACCGCCCTCGCCTCCTCGACCGTCATCGTCCAGGAACGGTAGCAGGTCTCGCCGATCGCATCGAAGGTCTCGCCGGCCGCCAGATCGCGCTTCGCCACGGCGCACACTTCCGCCACTGGCCGCGGCAAGGGCACCATGTCGGGCTTGCCGTGAAGCATGATGCGCGCCGCCGTCAGCGGCACTTCCAGTGAGGTCAGATGATAAGGCCGGAAGAAGCTGTAGTAGGGCCCCTTGCCGACATGCAGGTCGTCCATCCGCTCGATGATTCGCGGATGCGTGGCCTCGACGATGACGAAGACGCCCGGTGCAACGCCCTTGCCAATCGTGTAGTCGACAACGCCCTTCCGGCCGAGAATGCCGCCATCCTCGCGCGGGATAAGGACGCGAGCGAGCTGATCGCGATCCGCATTCGGCCCATGCATGCCCGCAATGTCGGGCACCAGCCCGGTGGCGTTGGCGATCGCGCACATCTCGACCATGGTCTTGGAGCCGTCGACGAACTCGACCAGCATGCGCGGGTTCATGTTCCGGCGCATGGCCTCCTCCCGGTAGTCGTCGGGGACCGCGTCGTGGTTGAGGGGATTGTTCTTGCCCTTGCCCGCCGAGACGATCGTGTAGCCGAGCGCGGTGGCGAACTCGATGAGTTCCATGCAGGAGGACGGTTCGTCACCGGCGCCCACCGAGTAGACGACCCCGAGCCGGTCGGCCTCGCGCTTCAGCCAAGGGCCGATGGTGACGTCGGCTTCGACGTTCATCATCACCACATGCTTGCCGTGCTGCATGGCCATCAGGTCGAAATCCGCGGCGACGCCCGGCTTGCCGGTGGCATCGATGACGACGTCGATCAGCGGATTGGAGACGAGCATTTCGTTCGAGGTGATGGCGATCTTGTTCGCCTCGATGGCGGCCGTCACCCGCGATGCCGTATCTGCCTCGGCCGCCCTCGCGTCGTCGCCATAGGCGATGCGGATGGCGTGCGACGCAGTGTGCGGACGTCGCGTGGAAATGGCGACGAGATCGACGCCCTTCATCAGCATGCACTGGGTGACGAGGTCCGTGCCCATCTCGCCGGAACCGATGACGCCGATGCGTACCGGCCGGCCCTCGTCAGCACGGCGGGCAAGGTCGCGCGCGAGCCCGGTGAGGGCGACATTGGTCATATGGGATATTCCGCCGTTTCGTAAGCGTCGGGCATAGCGCCCGCGCCCGACTTTGGCAATGAAGCGCGGTGTCGCGTCGCTCGGCGCGTCAGGTGACGGCGAGCGCGCTGCGCGGGTCGCCGATCAGGACACGCCCCTCCCATCGCCGTCAGACGCCTCGGCAGGGCGCTCACGCGCTCTCATTTTCCGCAGCAGATCGAGCAAATAGCCGATCTCTCCTCGCGTGATGACGGTGCCGTCCGTTTCACCACAAAGCTCAAGCAGTTGCTCCAGCAAGCTCACGCCACCCACGAGCATGTCGCTATCCGGCCGTTTCCCAACCATCGTAAGATTGACCCCAAACAATCATGGCGGCTCCGTGCATCTGGAGAACGACGAGCTTGCCCCGTTCTTGTTCACCTTGCCAAGGTCGCCAAAGAACACCCGCCGCATTGCCCGCCCGGCAACCATCGCGACTTGAGTTTTTCCCCGTATTTTCAGTACAGACCTATCTTCGTGACATCAATTTCATCCCTAGTGAAGGGTTAATGAGCCGCGCCCCGTCGTCCGGCCGCCTAGAAAACCAGACTGCCGTCGTCCTCGCGCAGGAAGTCCAGATTGACCTCCCTGCCGGGAGTCCCCGGCGCGGCGCCCGCGACCCTGGCATGGAACTCCGCCAGGCGGCTGAGCACCTCCAGGCGCGACATCGACAGCAACTGCGCGTAGGCGATCGGCAGGGCCGCGACCTTGCGCAATTTGGCGAAGGCAGCCTCATCGAGCGCGTTCAGCGCTTTCTCGTCTACGCGCAAGAGCCCGGCAACCGCCCTCTCCTGCCCGTCCTTCGCCTTGACCTTGATCTGCCACGGCGTCAGCACGCCTGCGTCGGAGAGCGCGGCAGCCGCGAAGGTCATCTGCTGGCGGCTCTTCTCGTATGCTTCCAGGAAGGAGACGGTCTGCTTGACCCCGGACGACAGGTTGCCGGCATCGTCATAGAGCGGATCTCCATCATCCCCGACGTACTCCTCGGCAACGCAAAGCGCCATGTCCTCCCGCCCCTCGACGCGCGCCAGCCGGAAGGGAAAGGAACGCAGGATGCCGGGCACGTAAGCCCCTACCCAGCGGCCGTCCTTGCCCACGAAGAGATTCGTGCCGGACTGCAGGCCTGTCACGGCGACGAGCTGGACCAGCCTGTCGTTCCTGACGAAGGCGAGCGGCATGTTGACGGCTGCAGCGGCCACCTCCAGCCCGACGACCGGCGCCAACGCCTCGCTGGACGCGAAGGCATAGTCTGCCGGCCGACGCCACGACTTCGCGGCGTGCAGGGCCTTGTTCAGGGGGACGAAGTTTGTCATCGGCGCTTGCCTCTCATGTTTGCTGTACACCTTTTAGGCAGCTTCGCGCAAAAGAAAACCCCGCCCTCGAAATCAGAGGGCGGGGCAGTTTGCCTCGGCGATATCTACTTAGACGAAATCGATGTTGCCTGCTGAGAACGCCGCGTAGTCGGCGGCGGACATCTCGACCGTCGCGAGCACGTCGATCGCATCGGCCGCGTTAATGAATACGGCCGGAGCGTTGATGTTGAACAGGATCATCACGCCTGCTGTCGCATCATACATCGACGCCATCATGTCCGTGACGCCGGCGGCCACGGTTATGATCCCAAGGCCAATTGCCTGATCGAAGGCTGCATCGGCAGTCGCCGCGCCCACCGAGGCGGTCGTGAACTTGATAAAGTTGCTGTCCCCGACGCCCGGCAGGTTGGCGTTGATCACCGTGCCGGCCGTGTAGTCGAGGAACAGCGCCGCATCCGCCGCGGCGGTCGCTCCGCCATCTGCCTGGTCGGCCTGCGACGCCTGGATCTGTAGGAGATCGTCGGCAATGCCGAAGCCGGTGACCCGGTGATAGCTGGCCAGCGGAGTCCCCGGCGCCGTGTAGGCCACACCGTCGAACCGCACGGTGTCGCTGCCGCCGAAGGTCAGGTTGATGACGTCCACGTCACCGGCCGCACCGGCAGCATAGCCGCCGCGGATCGCAATCACGTCATTGCCGGCGCCGCCGATGACCGTCTGGTTTCCACCGCCGACGCCGAGCGACAGGTCCGCGGTGAACGCCTGCGCATCGAAGACACCGGTGTCAAAGTCATAGCTGAAGCTGTCGAAGCCGAACCTGAAGTCGACGTCACCGGTCAGGATGATGTCGCTGTTGGCCAGATCGCCCGCCTCGATGACGTTGACGGCGGTGCCGTTCGGGTCGTTGCCGTCGCCCAGCGAAGCGATCGAAACCGCCTCGATGTCGGCGCCCGTAATAAGGGCGTCGTTGACGACGTTCAGGCCGCCCGCCGTGTTGTTCTGCATGGTGAGATGCAGGTTGTCGAGCGCGCCATCCACTGCCTGATCAAGGTTTATGTCGTCTACGGCATTGGCTGCTCCGCCTGCGGAGTAGATCACCGTTTGCGTGTTGGTCTGGTTGGTGATGGTGATGTCCAAGTTGTTGTAGTCGCCGATGAACTGGATCTCGGTCGCCGAGCCCATGAGGCTGAGATCGGCGGTGATGGCGGTCGTCGCGCCCGCCCCGGACGTGCTGTGGACGATCCGCTCGATGCCGGTGATGTTGGCGCCAACCCCGGCAAGAAGCACGCCGTTGTTGTTCGACTCGATCCCCAGTTCATCCAGATCCGCGCCGCCTTCCGCGGTGTCGTCGACATTGAACGACGCTCCGCCACCCCCGGTCGCCTGGAAGAACAGAAGATCTGCGCCCGCCCCGCCATTGGCGGTGGCATCGACCGCTGCGCTGAACGACATGAGGTCGGCGCCGCCGTTGCCATTGACGGTCACGAGGCTCTGGCCGCCCGTGACAGGTACGGTGGTGACCCCCAGGAAGTCAAAAGCATCCGCGCCCTCGCTGCCGTTCACCGTCACTGTGCCGCCGCCGGTGAAGGCCGCGGCGATCCCGGTGCCAGCCCCCATGCCCGTCGCGTCAAGCGTCTCCAAATTGCCGATGTTGAGCGCAGTCCCCGTCAATAGGAGATTGGCGTCGCCGGTGACGTTGACGGTCGTAGCGGCCGTATTGTTGAAATCCAGCATGTTGGCGTTGGCAGCATTCGCGACCGGGCCGTTGCTGGCCAGATTGATCGTTTCATAACCGGCGATGTTGAGCTGAGACCCCGTCGGCAGGTTGCGGATGGTGACGTCGAGCGTATCGGTAGTGCCGTTGGTGGCCGTGCCGAGATTGGTAATCGTGAACGTGTTGCCGCCGATGTCGTCGTTGAGACCGACGTCGGTCAGCAGGGTGCTGACGTTGTTGACGGTGATGCTGTTCGCCGGCGCGCGGAAGTTGATGGTGTCGAGCGCGTTGGCGTTCAGGACGTCCAGCGTAACCGGCGGCACGACGAAGCCCGGTGCGCCGTCGAGGTTCAGCACGTGGATGTTGGTGAGGCCCGCCGGGATTGTGAACGGGTTCACCAGTTGCGCCGTCAGTGAATTGCGGCCGGCCCCGCCATCGACGGTGTCGGTGTTGTTCAGCGTCTGGATCGGAGAGCCCGACGTCTGCTCGACCGGGGCGCTGAAGGTGTCGTTGCCCGCCGTGCCGACGATATTGTCGGTACCCGAGGTGAAGAGGATCGCCGGCCCCACGTCATCGCCGTCGAAGTTGGTGCCATCGGCAACCTCTATCGGAATGAAGGTCGCGCTCGTCTCGGGCAGAGCGGCGGAGCCGTCATCGATCGCGGCCACGAGGTCGTTGACGGAATCGCCGACGCCGATATCGGCCGTGACGAGGATGTTGAGAAGCGATGCGAGGCCAACGATGGCTGCGCCGTCAGCGCCGGCAACGCCGCGCTCGGCCGCCACGTTGGTGAAGAAGGCCTGAGCCTCGGCCCGCGTGAAGAAGGTGCGGCCGGCGTCGGTCTGGTGGTCCAAGGGTACGAACGCGTTGTAGATCGCCAGTAGCTTGTCCTGCAGGGTTGAAGCACCCCCGATGATGCCGGCGAACGCCGCCCCCGCATCCGTGTTGTCCTGGACCAGCGCGTTGGCGATGTTGATGAAGATGTTTTCCTTGTTGAACGTCACGGCCGGATTGTTCGACCCGAAGTTCGTGTTCACCGAATTGTTGATCAGATAGACGAAGCCGTTGATGCTGGGCACCCCGCCCAGCAGGACCTCGTAGGCTGCTGCGATACCGCGTGCAGCATCGGGATTGCCGTCAATGAGGGCGTCCAATTCAGCAAGGGTTGCCATGGTATGGTTTCTCCTCCGGTCGTCCGGGATCCATCGCCACCCACCTGTCGGAAAGCTAATTCCACGGGGGATAATGTGTCAAGTATGCTGTACGTCACTATGCTGTACATGGACACACCGACGATGAACCGAACCCCACGCAGCACCCGGCTTCTAGGTGCGGCAGCGCCTGATTGGCGCCGTCAAGTCAGTTTTTTCCGGACTGGAGAAAACCACGGCCGGGCGCTTCCCGAGCAAAAGACGACCGCCTCGGTGCGGGGACGTACCGCCACGATCACGACGCGCAGATCATTGACCGAATCGCCAATGCCGACGCGGCGAGCGCCACCATGATCCCGCCGGATGTCCATCGCCTCCTCCGCTGATGGGGTTCGGCCTCAGGCCCGGACGCGTTGCGATGTCGGATCGTAGAGCGGCGTCAGGCTCGCCATGGCGTCAATGCGGCGGCCGGCCACCTCGATCTGGTAGCGGCTGGCGAGCATCGCTTCCGGCGCTTCGCCAGGCTCGCGGCAGGGCACATAACCGAGACCGATAGCGGCGGCGAAGTGGTGGCCGAAGTTGCCGGAGGTGAGCACGCCCACGATGCGGCCGTCCCTGAGGATAGGCTCGTTGTGGTGGAGCAGAGGCTCGGGGTCGACGAGCTTGAACTGCACGAGCCGCGTCGACAGACCCGCCTCGCGCTTGCGCAACACCGCCTCGCGGCCGATGAAGTCGCCCTTGCCGGTCTTCACGGCAAACCCCAGTCCGGCCTCCAGCACATGGTCCTGGCCCGATATGTCGTGGCCGAAGTGCCGGTAGGCCTTTTCGATGCGGCAGCTGTCCATGGCATGAAGGCCGCAGAGCTTCAGCCCATGCGCGGCGCCGGCCGCCTCGATCGTCTCGAACACGTGGGCGGCCTGATCGGCGCTGACATAGATCTCCCAGCCGAGTTCGCCGACATAGGTGACGCGATGGGCGCGGGCGAGCCCCATGCCGATCTCGATCTCCTTCGCGGAGCCGAACGGGAAGGCATCGTTCGAGAAATCATCCGGCGAGCAGGCTTTTAGCAGTTCGCGCGACCTCGGCCCCATCAGGGAAAACACGGCCTCCGAGGCGGTGATATCTGTGATGACCGCGATGTCATCGCCAAGGCGCCTTCGCAGCCAGGCAAGGTCGCGCCGCAAAGTGGCGGCGGGAACGACCAGCAGGAACGCGCATTCGCCGAGGCGTGTCACGGTCAGGTCGGCTTCGATGCCGCCGCGCTCGTTCAGCATCTGGGTGTAGACGAGCCGGTTGACCGGCACGTCGACCTGGTTGGCGCAGACCCTCTGCAGGAATCTTGGCGCGTCCCGTCCCTCGACCCGCACCTTGCCGAAGCTCGACATGTCGAAGAGACCGACAGCTTCGCGCACCGCGCAATGCTCCTCGGCCTGATTCGCGAACCAGTTCTGGCGCTTCCAGCTATAGCGGTACTCGCGCTCCTGCCCCGGCTTTGCAAACCAGTTGGCGCGCTCCCAGCCGGCGGTTTCGCCGAACACGGCGCCCCGCGCCTTCAGGTGCTCGTGGATGGGACTGCGGCGCACCCCCCTGGCGCTGGCTGGCTGGCGATACGGAAAATGATCTGCATAGAGAAGACCCAGCGTCTCGCTGACCCGCTCGCGGAGATAGATGCGGTTCCTTTGGAAGGGCTGGGCGCGGCGGATGTCGACGTCCCACAGGTCGAAGGGCGGCTCGCCTTCCGCGATCCACTGCGCCAGCGCAAAGCCGGCGCCGCCCGACGAGGCGATGCCGATCGAATTGTAGCCCGCCGCGACCCAGTAGCCGGCGAGCTCCGGCGCTTCGCCGAGATAGTAGCGGTCGTCCGGCGTAAAACTCTCCGGCCCGTTGAAGAAGGTGTGGATGCCGGCCGTGGCGAGCAGCGGCATCCGCTGCAGGGCGTTCTCGAGGACAGGCTCGAAATGCTCGAGATCCTCGGGCAGGTGGTCGAAGCAGAAGGACTCTGGAATGCCGTCCATGCCCCAGGGCTTCGCCTTCAATTCGAAGGCGCCGACCAGCATCTTTCCGGCATCCTCCTTGTAGTATGTCGCCTCGTCGGGGACGCGCAGCACCGGCAGCCGGCCCAGCCCCTCGATCGCTTCGGTGACGATGTAGAAATGCTCGCACGCGTGGAGAGGCAGCGTGACGCCGGACCGCGCCGCGAGCTCCCTCCCCCACATGCCGGCGCAGTTGATGACGATGTCGGCGCGGACGGTCCCGGTCGCGCCGTCGTCGCCTTGCCAGGCGACGCCCGTGACACGTCCGCCGGTCTGGTGCACCGCCGTCACCTTGACGTTCTCGGTGATCCGCACGCCGCGGTTTCGCGCGCCCTTGGCGAGCGCCAGTGCGATGTTGGCGGGATCGGCCTGACCGTCCTTCGGCAGGTGCACGGCGCCCACGACGCCGTCGAGACAGAGGTGCGGATAGAGGTGCGGCAGGTCCGCGGGGCCGAGCTCATGCACCTCGACGCCGAAGGCGCGCGCCAGGCTTGCCTGGCGCAGGATCTCCTCGCGCCGCTCTTGCGTCAGCGCCACGGTGATCGAGCCGCACTGACGCATGCCCGTCGCCAGCCCGGTCTCCTTCTCGAGCTCCAGGTAGAGGTCGGCCGAGTATTTCGCGAGCCGCGTCATGTTCTCGCTAGCGCGCAGCTGGCCGACGAGGCCGGCCGCATGCCATGTGGTCCCGGAGGTGAGCTGCTTGCGCTCCAGGAGAACGATGTCGCTCCAGCCGAGTTTTGCGAGATGATAGGCGACCGAGCAGCCGGAAACGCCGCCGCCGATGATCACGGCGCGCGCGGCCGAAGGAACGCTGGGCTGAGTCGGCATGCTGATGCACCCCCTCGGCGGAGCCTGTTGCCGCCGCCCGGCCTCAAACGACCAAATCCTGGCCGCCGCGCACCCGCGAAGCTGACGCCGCGCCGGCCGCAGACAGCGTTAGATTGGACGCAAAGCGATGCGTGTTCAAGGCGGCCAGCGATTTTGGGGGGATGGACTGGTGCTGCGAGAGAGGATTGAACTCTCGACCTCTCCCTTACCAAGGGAGTGCTCTACCACTGAGCTACCGCAGCTGAAGTCGGGGCGCTTCTGCCATATCGAACGCAGGAGTGCAAGGCGTGTGTTGATATGTCGTGCAGGTCTTTTTATGGGCCTTTTCACCGCCACATTCCCGCAGCATGGTGACCCGCATCTCTCCTCTTAGAATCGTCGTCGCCCGTGGCCGAAGATAATCCCAGCAACCCGACCAAGTCCGCCGCGAAGGCCAACCAGAAGAGCCGGCTCGGGGCCGAGCTGAAGGCCAACCTCATGCGGCGAAAGGCACAGGTTCGGGCGCGGCGCACCGGCGAGCCAGACCAGCGACCCGAGGGACTCGATCCGCGCAAGTCAGCTTCGGACCAGTGACGACTGGTACAAGATCATCCCCCACCGCAACCCGCGCTTTTGTTGAATGCGGGGGGCAAATGATCTAGAGGCCGCGTTTATATCGATTTGACCTCAGTCCCGCACCCCTAACATCTAGCAAAGAGAGCTCAATGGATCGCATCAGGATTGTCGGAGGCAACGAGCTCAACGGCCGAATTCCCATCTCGGGCGCGAAGAACGCGGCGCTCCCCTTGATGATCGCCTCGCTGCTCACCGACGACACGCTGACGCTGGAAAACGTGCCGCACCTGGCCGACGTCGAACAGCTGATCCGGATTCTCGGCAACCACGGCGTCGACTACTCGGTCAACGGCCGCCGCGAGCGCCAGAGCGAGGGCTATTCGCGCACCATCCACTTCACCGCGCGCCACATCGTCGACACCACCGCGCCCTACGAACTCGTCTCGAAGATGCGCGCCAGCTTCTGGGTCATTGGTCCGCTGCTCGCCCGCATGGGCGTCGCGCGCGTCTCGCTGCCTGGGGGATGCGCCATCGGGACGCGCCCGGTCGACCTCTTCATCGACGGGCTGCAGGCGCTCTCCGCCGAGATCGACATCGACAGCGGCTATGTCGTCGCGAAGGCGCCAAAGGGCGGTCTCGTCGGCAATCGCTACGTATTTCCGAAGGTCTCGGTCGGCGCCACCCACGTGCTGTTGATGGCCGCATCGCTGGCCCGCGGCGAGACCGTGCTGGTCAACGCCGCGCGCGAGCCGGAGGTCGTCAATCTGGCGGACTGCCTCAATGCCATGGGCGCGAAGATTTCCGGCGCGGGCACGTCGACCATCACCATCGAAGGAGTGGACGCGCTTTCCGGCGCGCGCCACGCCGTCATCCCGGACCGAATTGAGACGGGTACCTACGCCATGGCGGTCGCCATGACCGGCGGCGACGTCATCCTCGAGAACGCCCGGCCGGACCTCTTGCAGAACGCGCTCCGGGTGCTGGAACAGACCGGCGCCGAGATCATCCCCGTCAATTCGGGCATAAGGGTGCGTCGCAACGGTGCCGGCATCTCGCCCGTCGATGTGAGCACCGAGCCTTTCCCGGGCTTCCCGACCGACCTGCAGGCGCAGTTCATGGGCCTGATGACGATGGCCAATGGCCGCTCGACGATCACGGAGACGATTTTCGAGAACCGCTTCATGCACGTGCAGGAACTGGCACGGCTCGGGGCGCGCATCACGCTGTCCGGTCAGACCGCGCATGTCGAGGGCGTACCCGTTCTGAAGGGCGCGCCGGTCATGGCGACCGACCTGCGCGCTTCGGTGTCGCTGGTCATCGCGGGACTGGCTGCCGAAGGCGAGACCACCGTCAGCCGCGTCTACCACCTCGATCGCGGTTTTGAGCGGCTGGAGGAAAAGCTCTCCGGCTGCGGCGCGACGATCGAGCGTATATCAGGCTGATCCCTTCTGGGCGGCGACGTCCAGCATAGTCTCCGCCGCCCACCGCCCTCCCCTCCGGGTTGCGCCTCCTGCCAAGACCGCCTAACAGTCCGGGAAGCATCAACCCGAGGCGCTGCACGCCATGCCCCCGCTCAAATTGGTCGCCCTCGACGAGAAGGACCTGGAGATCGTCTCGGCGTACACGCAGGACGCCGTGATGAAGGTCGGCGACCTCAATTTTCTCGCAGACGCCAAGAGCTTCGTCGTGCCGATGAACCGCTTCGCCTGGGAGGCATCCCAGGGCTTCTTCAAGCAGCGGCACGAGCGGCGGCAGAGCGTGCTGCATTTCGACCGCGTGGTTTCCGCAAAGCTCGCCGGCATCGATCGGTCGAAAGGCGACGACATCCTGTCGCTGCTGGCGATTCGCTTCGACGCGGCGGAGCCGCCCGCCGGCGTCATCCAGCTTATCTTCTCAGGCGGCGCGGCGATCCGGCTCGACGTCGAATGCATCGAGGCGCGCCTCACCGATCTCGGCGCCGCCTGGGCCACCGATTCACGTCCCCAACACAAGGCCTGATCCATGGCCATCCGGCTTATCCAGAACGACCCCAGCTTCGAGGCGCAGTTCCAGCGCTTCCTGACCACCAAGCGCGAGGCGTCACCCGATGTGGAGGCGATCGTCAGCGACATCATCAAGCGCGTGCGCACCGAAGGCGACGCTGCGCTCATCGACTACACGCGGCGCTTCGACAGGGCGGACCTCGGCCAGCTCGGCATCGCGGTCGGCGCGGACGAAATCGCCGAGGCTTACCGCAAGGCCAATCCGGAGACCGTCAACGCGCTGACTTTCGCGCGCGACCGCATCCATGCGCACCATGCGCGTCAGAAGCCGGCGGACGACCGCTACACGGATCATCTTGGCGTGCAGCTGGGTTCCCGCTGGACCGCCGTCGAAGCCGTAGGCCTCTACGTACCCGGGGGGACCGCCAGCTATCCGAGTTCGGTGCTGATGAACGCCGTGCCCGCCCGCGTCGCCGGGGTGGAGCGCATCGTCATGGTGGTGCCGACGCCCGACGGCCAGCTCAATCCGCTGGTCCTGGTGGCGGCCGACCTTGCCGGCGTCTCGGAAATCTACCGCGTCGGGGGCGCGCAGGCGGTCGCCGCGCTTGCCTACGGGACCGAAACCATCCGGCCGGTGGCGAAGATCGTCGGGCCGGGCAATGCCTACGTCGCGGCGGCCAAGCGCCAGGTGTTCGGCACCGTCGGCATCGACATGATCGCAGGGCCTTCCGAGGTGCTGATCCTGGCCGACGCCGACAACGACCCGGACTGGATCGCTGCGGATCTTCTTGCCCAGGCCGAGCACGACACCGGGGCGCAATCCATCCTGATCACGGACGACGAGGCCTTCGCCGGAGCGGTGGAGAAAGCGGTCGAACGGCAGCTCGTCACCCTGCCCCGCGGCGAGACGGCGGCGGCAAGCTGGCGCGACTTCGGCGCCGTGATCCTCGTCGACGACTTGACCGACGCCCTGCCGCTGGTCGATCGCATCGCCCCCGAGCATCTGGAACTCGCCCTCGACGACGCCGACGTGTTTTCGGAGCGGGTCCGCAACGCCGGCGCCATCTTCGTCGGGCGGCATACGCCGGAGGTCATCGGCGACTATGTCGGCGGCTCCAACCACGTGCTGCCGACGGCGCGTTCGGCGCGATTCTCGTCCGGCCTCTCGGTGCTCGACTTCATGAAGCGGACATCGATCCTGCGGCTTGGCTCCGACCAGCTGGCCGCCCTGGCGCCGGCGGCTATCGCGCTTGCCGAGGCCGAGGGACTGAGCGCCCATGCGCGCTCCGTCTCCATCAGGTTGAACACGTGACGCCGCGATGGGACGCGGCGGTCTCGACAAGAACAGGCTGATCGACGTCGAGCTTGACGAATCGATCGGTCGCTCGACGCCGGACGTCGAGCATGAGCGCGCCGTAGCGATCTTCGACCTGATCGAGGACAACAGTTTCCTGCCCGTCAACGACAGCGGCGAAGGCCCCTACCGG
This portion of the Mesorhizobium shangrilense genome encodes:
- the proC gene encoding pyrroline-5-carboxylate reductase, with amino-acid sequence MATKIILVGCGNMGYAMLAGWLTSGQLRADEAFVVEPADVLRARAEALGVRAAAEANAVPADADPTLVVLAVKPQVIRGVTEAYRRFAGGPTTFLSIAAGTGMKTFEEVLGVDTPIVRCMPNTPAAIGKGMMVVYSNSQVSDATRRFVADLLATSGEVATIDDESLMDAVTAVSGSGPAYIFHFIECLTAAAEAAGLPAKTAKLLAMQTVYGAASLAAASSEEPGVLRQQVTSPNGTTAAALDVLMGEDRLKKLVGDAVEAARKRSVELGM
- a CDS encoding AbrB/MazE/SpoVT family DNA-binding domain-containing protein; this encodes MRVAKWGNSLAVRLPGAVVEALNLNEGDEINIHVADRDEFGVVRQPTRAELILQLRKYRGMLPADFKFDREEANAR
- a CDS encoding NAD(P)H-dependent oxidoreductase, with product MTNVALTGLARDLARRADEGRPVRIGVIGSGEMGTDLVTQCMLMKGVDLVAISTRRPHTASHAIRIAYGDDARAAEADTASRVTAAIEANKIAITSNEMLVSNPLIDVVIDATGKPGVAADFDLMAMQHGKHVVMMNVEADVTIGPWLKREADRLGVVYSVGAGDEPSSCMELIEFATALGYTIVSAGKGKNNPLNHDAVPDDYREEAMRRNMNPRMLVEFVDGSKTMVEMCAIANATGLVPDIAGMHGPNADRDQLARVLIPREDGGILGRKGVVDYTIGKGVAPGVFVIVEATHPRIIERMDDLHVGKGPYYSFFRPYHLTSLEVPLTAARIMLHGKPDMVPLPRPVAEVCAVAKRDLAAGETFDAIGETCYRSWTMTVEEARAVGAVPVGLLEGGKVLRPVRKGEPLTRDNASPDPTTRLFALRQLQDGMLYGS
- a CDS encoding SapC family protein — its product is MTNFVPLNKALHAAKSWRRPADYAFASSEALAPVVGLEVAAAAVNMPLAFVRNDRLVQLVAVTGLQSGTNLFVGKDGRWVGAYVPGILRSFPFRLARVEGREDMALCVAEEYVGDDGDPLYDDAGNLSSGVKQTVSFLEAYEKSRQQMTFAAAALSDAGVLTPWQIKVKAKDGQERAVAGLLRVDEKALNALDEAAFAKLRKVAALPIAYAQLLSMSRLEVLSRLAEFHARVAGAAPGTPGREVNLDFLREDDGSLVF
- a CDS encoding beta strand repeat-containing protein; amino-acid sequence: MATLAELDALIDGNPDAARGIAAAYEVLLGGVPSINGFVYLINNSVNTNFGSNNPAVTFNKENIFINIANALVQDNTDAGAAFAGIIGGASTLQDKLLAIYNAFVPLDHQTDAGRTFFTRAEAQAFFTNVAAERGVAGADGAAIVGLASLLNILVTADIGVGDSVNDLVAAIDDGSAALPETSATFIPIEVADGTNFDGDDVGPAILFTSGTDNIVGTAGNDTFSAPVEQTSGSPIQTLNNTDTVDGGAGRNSLTAQLVNPFTIPAGLTNIHVLNLDGAPGFVVPPVTLDVLNANALDTINFRAPANSITVNNVSTLLTDVGLNDDIGGNTFTITNLGTATNGTTDTLDVTIRNLPTGSQLNIAGYETINLASNGPVANAANANMLDFNNTAATTVNVTGDANLLLTGTALNIGNLETLDATGMGAGTGIAAAFTGGGTVTVNGSEGADAFDFLGVTTVPVTGGQSLVTVNGNGGADLMSFSAAVDATANGGAGADLLFFQATGGGGASFNVDDTAEGGADLDELGIESNNNGVLLAGVGANITGIERIVHSTSGAGATTAITADLSLMGSATEIQFIGDYNNLDITITNQTNTQTVIYSAGGAANAVDDINLDQAVDGALDNLHLTMQNNTAGGLNVVNDALITGADIEAVSIASLGDGNDPNGTAVNVIEAGDLANSDIILTGDVDFRFGFDSFSYDFDTGVFDAQAFTADLSLGVGGGNQTVIGGAGNDVIAIRGGYAAGAAGDVDVINLTFGGSDTVRFDGVAYTAPGTPLASYHRVTGFGIADDLLQIQASQADQADGGATAAADAALFLDYTAGTVINANLPGVGDSNFIKFTTASVGAATADAAFDQAIGLGIITVAAGVTDMMASMYDATAGVMILFNINAPAVFINAADAIDVLATVEMSAADYAAFSAGNIDFV